In Antedon mediterranea chromosome 10, ecAntMedi1.1, whole genome shotgun sequence, one genomic interval encodes:
- the LOC140059764 gene encoding lysosomal-trafficking regulator-like isoform X4, with translation MEAKSDENQVPNLKRKWDQFVIIPSKSSQETKKEKQLCLEDFLHLFLVMSSNKAIDREDITNFCTDIPSSFNIMTREFMSDVHELATKAQANNSEVDENGYTILMQYLIQGRGWLILNTLHNLATQALSCINVDLGNLLITLFQETLRVPLKQKVNEKSYWVPHVSCCFPQQKGIPHRRLSSIHQGRNCRKFSFMASASWQYGSRRRKSRQRKGEDSTESDGETRQRRIPYELLKEPSGQFLHTCKKSSVVQPNYKVDQKTGVVLLEETNAFDLCLVLLSLLEKLCANELLSNTNRTSLSIVLVPQMMQILLFLKEFNFEQKTSVEGFELGKGWNQDEVLPTLQRLVFRVLLKLCHTVGSNVDGATRISSTKTLTSLLQIAQRITKEIDGSKPFESSYEETSDDDAEVFTDAKQELSTKNETVSFHFVYLSEILQGVLELITSLLRNSTSNHTVITHVNVLMQEFENEAGFDLLANVIKDLDECLVLGIDKDGQIKDMLRGLIRGLSMMITALKRAKLEYMHKMQCLKRTHRQCDYSTYMHHHHNIYGMSCTIYQEQLQHEHDMQTLKTDFAKKESLRSQSLSSNLKCCVSRVTETLLQLFMQSKYKLVLAGILFAIENSGICCCMTPEQIVVPLLENLPKVSVQLRPYILSIVAKLILEQLGGNEKYDRASLDMCAECQERRMKVSSSMSELKTPEAFGSSDSAISSDGSLPEDDTIFSKWNFVHMYRTFLTHKDRVLGIQVARHLYRLVKLGDFSLKQSLYRKVFLPCFEMHTKLEQDEMDGSELVGTEVLEHCFCALPPLLTTTSAQSLFLYQGGLNQLLYLLRLENTRPYVLRVFEVLIISESSNQNHKDRSIGKITPDNMSHEEGLSFSTSSISESLSSLTSESNNVIEAFVNVLLNVIPKDEESKTTDDLYDADSPLNTNSKPSSCSSSKTMTPVNGSESSSQGVQSDNLLLCRSKSRLEQAADIWRSAMYLLTHSSGFQKEFFRCRGPWTSKFLLQESLTAIVKVSRDLDDIIDKNPAEVDNTRFNIILDLLGSTLSICLNSAKVFKISSVDLSTTSIVQRIKQTLTDYGNLHTIIGKSLIECVLNTASLANLDPHRFQNSRMCSLSKKKSRNTSFKWEDLYDVSDSPSDSGEAWFTGAAGYEADNEKDDSHTGESSKNKDDYPQSGRQRALLYPEVCRMVLELLANEEDPESHDVLCYALSQLVYISKGSDSNRVKLYIDGIGGTILRKFTWILERRDKNIQVVQDLLLELFAVLVQPYMSADELRQFLHLFQTADPPVESLLNTLLEVTDRIITQPTHILCFPVHTHDVAPPSSPGMSLYQNPTSNPILSPSLDPWSIAPLRLPLQNQLNWPPVGKGFGLTIWMRVEDKEVKEKSSSKLSRNRRTNRSFRKSSSDTGKTDSKSPSTHNKQSSYEQDDVSTTKNVQLLHIVSIGNSDGLVQMWVDPKSSSFIIRASETRQNQSKFLAEKVIEVNINPSYWHHVSLAYVEKFDGLKVAGHIQLIIDGHNQYETLLRYEVSGPVIPGPVNTCCLLGHMLQPSAAMPGLWQMGNVLIFNDSHLMTKETCFHLHTMGPDYYTLAACEGSKQSAMYSRHISEDVLKSGISHDLLTEDREMDLRNLRECFLASFSPCDGNIFSCYKASSQTQKPLSWMLSGSKTLSNALLKTPVRVEVNKLCSIESHVYRDMQAAVHELGGISVFLYLFARVVEKTSEGQVQAKALKVLFQLLKGSQSLANDFRSISGPALLGKVLMSSSCIVGYQVLKILLDSCCSDSILTYCSLTNQYNVNKNSQAVIKSNHLLVYLILAWKLWENAEHGVWETLYHVIEVLIREDHRHRSFNVAQLQSLNIVDKLLMIIREQNNESVTVFPGAVCFSIVNIIKAIMGSPPETHLIAEVCDFLLAVHPAIQTFICHAKASFYFTLHTGFQQDSKTIFQQTNPHYQLYSDNSNSLLTSTPRKSSLMHSESVSETDSSSWARQESNSDVPGTPPVDVKEKEDTGLDAVENGVEETQSKVDGDTLVSSSDIKTPQVDLDDSSNLVNRDNSSFDTLDASCMKELQLALLCSGLLKLLFGAIISMPDASRQKIIGIIIKPDLLLVLAHHAHNDVRVNIVKLLEVFFLRADEGQLEAFLKMRGFNLLANQLHQYPATRELFEACLTITFGKPVDLSQSYNPMDLQDIDNFHQMSLIPAIALLENCVHDPPLCHNAVCMFLHLFEGVNTLAVVMLENGINETLCNVLTALSTKPLSLGVCSEDLKLLISDIQHFLTCIVIRACSLSIQQNMDYFDDVMTLLSGVEHEHNTTYGEHSFPVEVFHETQCYIVREVFSHMQATSCQQESAVSRVWKSSFIRSISYSERKYEESKFRQRAPVNNGRPADFTRGHVTHSPSRVRSQSQMIGSSKETLLEPQSQIGGKTKAALPLSEDQRYSVYLDTMLRLQRNEEAKGHKKHIGQQVASEQDIVKRFQQLCKIGVNLLIMTEPKLILPKSPDALMWSSTKNQLDTFQDLLLSDLYSLLVNSLISTMEQKRGKRSQWESVLWSSRDTIRLQLSRLFIHLLSPQQPLHARVLSLQIATKKRAKDFLEYVLQHEHNNFTHLFLYDLLSKYSSFLNPQELQLALTIQKMMAALGFEHIPPETEDKRVLDEVHKRMMFAKSEIRIIKHKYFRSKLSALRSRKIPKQESILKEVYNSAMDVTQRISSYQHTLRKRLYDHLRHMITRTLDARTGWQDIIQQLAHERAVWYTPDCYPTSWQLDPTEGPGRVRCRLQRCHLGISDEFILEGSRKKSNTVPGSPLEYLFQDVINPSDADELKRKLQENEQIRHTCPCLNVTPAAETQGEILLGLNTMYFVGDEPIMDTNVTQVVLGDREVMTLSWLYEDIKEILPRWNQLRDNAVEVFLINGKTFLLSFENQKERDIVIQKMMAKDLPNLIEVNDISLVTQIWRNGQITNYEYLTQLNKTAGRSFNDLMQYPVFPFILRDYTSTVIDLESQEIYRDLVKPISVQTNAMASRFVEQYKLLKEEFLKQERNEVEGNLIGPFHYGSHYSNSGTTLQYLVRLPPFTKMFLQYQDNHFDIPDRTFHSVETAWRLSSFQSASDVKELIPEFFFLPEFLVNKEGFNFGCRQNGARVDDVTLPIWCQGSPRLFVLIHRQALESSYVSQFINSWIDLVFGYKQKGDSAKEAINVFHPATYFGIDTTKMEDPLKRRALETMIKTYGQTPKQLFRQPHPQRFEREKLSEAASLAGLAHMASRRMGAKIIAPPPHENTQSPVSSVENIRWGGYVGSPALGEPEIRLQQTYPVPAKQLVPLPTGGVCGVSANQCLLVMYSKEKGVSGVNAVDIKWSGIASWDHPDGILRLKHKPKMASVNLLHTNKKDKITCCSSVTDCRLLLTGSTSGIITAYNTKYNPDKQASIEIVGNKVCLYGHTDVVSSIVISRPFSIMVTTSLDGTCIIWDLNRLCYVQSLSDHNGAVTTATISNTLGDIATVAMQESGSCSLHLWNINGNPIGRIICEMTILCVAFSNAPEGISVNSLAAGCSDGLIRLWSTWDLSLVRTISSPSINPIISLCYTVDSHYLFSCDSDGLVTVWGRKDENKNRLPKFEAFMGSI, from the exons GAAAAACAGTTGTGTTTAGAAgactttttacatttatttctaGTCATGTCGTCAAACAAAGCAATTGATAGAGAGGATATAACTAACTTTTG TACGGACATACCAAGTTCGTTCAACATCATGACTCGGGAGTTTATGTCGGATGTTCACGAACTAGCGACCAAAGCTCAGGCAAACAACAGTGAAGTAGATGAGAATGGGTACACAATCTTAATGCAGTATTTAATTCAAGGAAGGGGATGGCTTATACTGAACACATTGCATAATCTAGCCACTCAG GCATTGTCATGTATAAATGTTGATCTTGGAAATCTGTTAATCACCTTATTTCAAGAAACACTCAGAGTACCACTGAAGCAGAAAGTGAATG AAAAATCTTACTGGGTTCCCCACGTTAGCTGTTGTTTCCCACAGCAAAAGGGGATTCCCCATAGACGCCTAAGTTCAATCCATCAAGGCCGAAATTGTCGCAAGTTTTCATTTATGGCATCCGCTAGCTGGCAGTATGGAAGCCGAAGGAGGAAATCCCGACAGAGAAAAGGAGAGGATAGCACTGAATCAGACGGAGAAACCAGACAAAGAAGAATACCTTATGAACTATTGAAAGAACCATCGGGTCAGTTCCTGCACACATGTAAAAAAAGTAGCGTCGTTCAGCCTAATTACAAAGTGGATCAAAAAACAGGTGTGGTTCTTCTGGAAGAGACAAATGCCTTTGATCTCTGTCTGGTTTTGTTATCGCTTCTGGAGAAACTCTGTGCCAACGAGTTGCTTAGCAACACAAACAGGACTAGTCTGTCAATTGTTCTTGTGCCACAGATGATGCAGATTTTGTTGTTTCTGAAAGAGTTCAATTTTGAACAGAAAACGAGTGTAGAAGGATTCGAACTTGGTAAGGGATGGAATCAGGATGAGGTCCTGCCAACGTTACAACGATTAGTTTTTAGAGTTCTACTGAAGCTCTGCCACACTGTTGGTTCTAATGTTGATGGTGCTACTAGAATTtcatcaacaaaaacattaactTCTCTTTTACAAATTGCTCAGCGAATTACGAAAGAGATCGATGGATCTAAACCTTTTGAAAGCTCTTATGAAGAGACATCAGATGATGATGCCGAGGTCTTTACTGATGCCAAGCAAGAATTATCAACCAAAAATGAAACGgtttcatttcattttgtttatctttCGGAAATATTACAAGGAGTGTTAGAATTAATTACGTCATTATTGCGTAATTCTACTTCTAACCATACCGTCATTACACATGTTAATGTTCTCATGCAAGAGTTTGAAAACGAGGCTGGATTTGATCTTCTTGCGAATGTGATCAAAGATCTTGATGAGTGTTTAGTTCTTGGGATAGATAAAGATGGCCAGATTAAAGATATGTTAAGAGGACTTATCAGAGGATTATCTATGATGATTACGGCACTTAAGCGAGCAAAGTTAGAATATATGCACAAAATGCAGTGCCTTAAAAGGACTCACAGGCAGTGTGATTACTCCACCTATATGCACCATCATCACAACATCTACGGCATGAGTTGTACAATTTACCAAGAACAATTACAACACGAACACGATATGCAAACTTTAAAGACGGACTTTGCAAAGAAAGAATCATTACGATCGCAAAGTCTGTCGTCAAACTTGAAATGTTGCGTTTCTCGTGTCACTGAAACTCTTCTCCAACTGTTTATGCAATCAAAATACAAGTTAGTTTTAGCAGGAATTTTATTTGCCATCGAAAACTCTGGGATTTGTTGCTGTATGACACCAGAACAGATTGTCGTACCGCTTCTGGAAAATCTTCCAAAAGTATCAGTACAGTTGAGACCATACATTTTAAGCATTGTTGCGAAACTCATTTTAGAACAGTTAGGAGGAAATGAGAAATATGATCGAGCTAGTCTTGATATGTGTGCCGAGTGTCAGGAAAGAAGAATGAAAGTTTCTTCTTCGATGTCAGAGTTGAAGACTCCAGAAGCATTTGGTTCGTCAGACAGTGCCATCAGCAGTGACGGTAGTCTTCCCGAAGATGATACTATCTTCTCAAAATGGAATTTCGTTCACATGTACAGAACTTTTCTTACTCACAAAGACCGAGTATTGGGGATACAGGTTGCGAGACATTTATACCGTTTAGTTAAACTTGGTGACTTTTCGTTGAAGCAGAGTCTTTACAGAAAGGTTTTTTTGCCATGCTTTGAGATGCATACTAAGTTAGAGCAAGACGAGATGGACGGGTCTGAGCTTGTTGGCACAGAGGTGTTAGAACACTGCTTCTGTGCATTGCCACCGCTCCTAACAACCACATCTGCACAGAGTTTGTTCTTGTACCAAGGAGGACTCAACCAGCTCTTGTACCTTCTAAGATTAGAAAATACAAGACCGTATGTCTTGAGGGTTTTTGAGGTTTTGATAATTTCAGAGAGTAGCAATCAGAACCATAAAGATAGAAGTATAGGGAAGATTACTCCAGATAACATGTCACATGAAGAAGGATTGTCCTTCTCTACCTCCTCAATTTCTGAAAGCTTAAGCAGCCTAACTTCAGAGTCAAATAATGTTATTGAAGCGTTTGTTAACGTTCTTCTTAACGTAATTCCAAAAGACGAAGAATCCAAAACAACAGATGATTTATATGATGCAGATTCACCATTAAACACCAACAGTAAACCAAGCTCTTGCTCCAGCAGTAAAACAATGACACCCGTTAACGGAAGTGAAAGCAGTTCTCAAGGAGTCCAATCCGATAACTTACTCCTCTGTCGGAGTAAGAGTCGTTTAGAACAAGCAGCAGATATTTGGCGAAGTGCTATGTATCTGTTGACCCACAGTTCTGGGTTTCAAAAGGAATTTTTCCGATGCCGTGGACCTTGGACTTCGAAATTCCTTCTGCAGGAGTCTTTGACTGCAATCGTGAAAGTAAGTCGCGATTTGGATGACATCATTGATAAAAATCCGGCAGAGGTGGACAATACACGGTTTAATATCATTCTCGACTTGCTTGGTTCAACTCTGAGTATTTGCTTAAATTCAGCAAAAGTCTTCAAAATCAGTTCAGTG GATTTATCAACTACGAGTATCGTTCAGAGGATAAAACAGACTTTGACGGATTATGGAAATTTACATACAATCATCGGGAAATCATTGATAGAGTGCGTGTTGAACACAGCGTCACTTGCGAACCTTGACCCTCACCGCTTTCAAAACAGTCGAATGTGCTCATTATCGAAG AAGAAAAGCCGAAATACATCGTTCAAATGGGAGGACCTTTATGATGTCAGCGACTCGCCCAGTGACTCTGGCGAGGCTTGGTTCACAGGAGCAGCAGGCTATGAAGCTGATAATGAAAAGGATGATAGTCATACAG GCGAATCATCCAAAAACAAGGACGATTATCCACAAAGTGGACGGCAACGTGCTCTTCTTTATCCAGAGGTATGCCGTATGGTTCTTGAACTCCTCGCCAATGAGGAAGATCCGGAAAGTCATGACGTATTGTGTTACGCCCTCAGCCAGTTAGTGTACATCTCCAAAGGTAGCGACTCAAATCGTGTGAAACTTTATATCGATGGAATTGGCGGTACAATATTGCGAAAGTTTACGTGGATTCTCGAAAGGAGGGATAAAAATATACAAg TCGTTCAAGATCTTTTGTTAGAGCTGTTTGCGGTTCTCGTTCAACCATACATGTCGGCCGATGAACTACGCCAGTTTCTGCACCTCTTTCAAACCGCAGATCCCCCAGTT GAGTCTTTACTAAACACCTTATTGGAGGTGACAGATAGGATTATCACCCAGCCTACTCACATTCTTTGCTTCCCAGTCCATACGCATGATGTCGCACCACCAAGCTCACCTGGTATGTCCCTCTACCAGAATCCCACCAGTAACCCTATCCTAAGCCCAAGCCTAGATCCATGGAGCATAGCCCCATTAAGGTTGCCACTGCAAAACCAGCTAAACTGGCCTCCGGTAGGGAAAGGTTTTGGCTTAACGATATGGATGAGGGTAGAGGATAAGGAAGTTAAAGAAAAGTCTAGTTCGAAGCTCTCGCGAAATAGACGGACAAACAGGTCTTTTAGGAAGTCGTCTTCCGATACCGGAAAAACCGACTCTAAATCTCCGTCAACGCATAACAAGCAATCATCATATGAACAGGATGATGTGTCAACTACCAAGAACGTTCAACTTCTCCATATTGTGTCCATTGGGAATTCAGATGGATTAGTTCAAATGTGGGTTGATCCTAAATCCAGCTCATTTATTATCAG AGCATCGGAGACGAGgcaaaatcaatcaaaatttcTAGCTGAAAAAGTGATAGAGGTTAACATTAATCCTAGTTACTGGCATCATGTGTCGTTGGCGTATGTGGAAAAGTTTGATGGGCTGAAAGTGGCTGGACAT atTCAATTGATTATTGATGGTCATAATCAGTATGAAACACTATTAAGATATGAGGTATCAGGACCAGTCATTCCAGGTCCTGTTAACACATGTTGTCTGCTAGGCCACATGCTTCAGCCTAGTGCTGCCATGCCAGGCCTCTGGCAGATGGGCAATGTCCTCATTTTCAATG atTCACATTTAATGACTAAAGAAACATGCTTCCACCTGCACACAATGGGTCCAGATTATTACACACTCGCAGCATGTGAGGGCAGTAAACAATCTGCGATGTACAGCCGTCATATTTCGGAGGATGTGCTCAAATCGGGAATAAGTCACGATTTGTTAACAGAAGACCGAGAAATGGATCTCAGGAATCTTAGG GAATGTTTCCTGGCCTCGTTCTCACCATGTGATGGTAACATCTTCAGTTGCTACAAGGCTTCGTCTCAGACTCAAAAACCTCTTTCGTGGATGCTGTCTGGCTCAAAAACTCTGTCCAATGCCCTTCTTAAGACACCTGTTCGAGTTGAAGTGAACAAACTGTGTTCTATTGAAAGTCATGTTTACAGGGATATGCAGGCTGCTGTCCATGAGTTGGGAGGCATTTCTGTCTTCTTGTATTTGTTTGCCAGG GTTGTTGAAAAAACAAGCGAAGGTCAGGTTCAAGCAAAAGCTCTTAAAGTTTTATTCCAATTACTCAAGGGCAGCCAGTCATTAGCCAATGATTTCAGATCAATCTCTGGACCAGCGTTGCTAGGCAAAGTTCTTATGTCATCATCTTGCATTGTGGGATATCAGGTTTTAAAG ATTTTACTGGATTCCTGTTGCAGTGACAGTATCCTaacatattgtagtttaacaAACCAATacaatgtaaacaaaaacaGCCAGGCTGTCATTAAGTCTAACCATCTATTGGTGTACCTCATCCTGGCCTGGAAGCTGTGGGAGAATGCTGAACATGGTGTATGGGAGACGCTTTACCACGTCATAGAGGTGCTGATACGTGAAGACCACAGGCATAGGAGCTTCAACGTTGCTCAGCTTCAAAGCTTGAATATAGTGGATAAGCTTTTAATGATTATTAGG GAGCAAAATAATGAATCAGTAACTGTGTTTCCGGGTGCTGTGTGTTTCTCCATTGTCAACATTATCAAGGCCATCATGGGAAGCCCACCAGAGACGCACCTCATCGCCGAAGTCTGCGACTTCCTTTTAGCGGTTCATCCAGCAATACAAACATTCATCTGTCATGCGAAAGCTAGCTTCTATTTCACGCTACACACAG GTTTTCAACAGGATTCAAAGACAATCTTCCAACAGACTAATCCTCATTACCAACTGTACAGTGACAACTCCAATTCACTGTTGACCAGTACTCCAAGAAAGTCTTCCTTAATGCACTCTGAAAGTGTCTCAGAAACTGATAGTAGTAGTTGGGCTCGCCAGGAGTCGAATTCAGATGTGCCAGGAACACCTCCAGTAGATGTCAAAGAGAAGGAAGATACTGGCCTGGATGCAGTGGAAAATGGAGTTGAGGAAACGCAATCAAAGGTTGATGGAGATACACTGGTTTCATCATCTGATATAAAGACTCCACAAG TAGATCTTGATGACTCCAGCAATCTGGTGAATCGTGACAACTCCAGCTTTGACACCCTCGATGCCAGCTGTATGAAAGAGCTCCAATTGGCGCTGCTTTGTTCTGGTCTTTTGAAGCTTCTCTTTGGTGCAATCATATCAATGCCCGATGCCAGCCGTCAGAAGATCATCGGGATAATTATCAAACCAGACTTACTCCTGGTTCTTGCTCACCATGCCCATAATGATGTCAGAGTTAACATTGTTAAG CTTTTGGAGGTGTTCTTCCTCCGAGCTGACGAAGGACAACTTGAGGCGTTTCTAAAAATGCGAGGATTTAACCTTTTAGCCAATCAGCTTCATCAATACCCAGCGACTCGGGAATTATTTGAAGCTTGTCTAACAATCACTTTTGGTAAACCAGTGGATTTAAGTCAAAG TTACAACCCAATGGACTTGCAAGACATTGACAACTTCCATCAGATGTCCCTCATCCCAGCTATTGCTCTTCTGGAAAACTGCGTTCATGATCCACCTCTCTGTCACAATGCAGTGTGCATGTTCTTACAT ttgttTGAAGGAGTGAACACTCTGGCTGTTGTTATGTTGGAAAATGGAATTAATGAAACGTTGTGTAATGTATTGACGGCACTGTCTACTAAGCCATTGTCGCTAGGTGTTTGCAGTGAAGACTTAAAGCTTTTGATTTCTGACATCCAGCATTTTCTAACCTGCATTGTAATACGAGCATGCAG ccTGAGTATTCAACAGAACATGGACTATTTTGACGATGTGATGACATTACTCAGCGGTGTAGAGCATGAGCACAACACAACTTATG GTGAACACAGCTTTCCGGTAGAGGTGTTCCATGAAACGCAGTGTTACATCGTACGTGAGGTTTTCAGTCACATGCAGGCTACGTCCTGTCAACAGGAATCAGCTGTATCACGTGTGTGGAAGTCGTCTTTTATTAGGAGTATCAGTTATTCAg AACGAAAATATGAGGAATCAAAATTCCGCCAGAGGGCGCCTGTCAATAATGGACGACCAG CAGACTTTACCAGAGGCCATGTTACACATAGCCCATCTCGAGTAAGGTCTCAATCCCAAATGATCGGTTCGTCTAAAGAAACTCTGCTAGAACCTCAGTCACAAATTGGAGGCAAGACTAAGGCAGCCCTACCTTTAAGTGAAG ATCAAAGATACTCTGTCTACCTTGATACAATGTTAAGACTGCAACGCAATGAAGAGGCCAAAGGTCACAAGAAGCATATTGGCCAACAAGTCGCATCTGAACAAGATATTGTGAAAAGATTTCAACAACTTTGTAAAATTGGTGTTAATCTTTTAATCATGACAG AACCGAAGTTAATTCTGCCAAAGTCTCCAGATGCTTTGATGTGGTCTTCAACTAAGAACCAGCTTGATACCTTCCAAGATCTGTTACTTAGTGATTTGTATTCCTTACTCGTCAACAGCCTTATATCCACTATG GAGCAAAAACGAGGAAAACGATCGCAATGGGAGAGCGTTTTGTGGTCATCACGAGACACGATACGATTACAGCTCAGCCGTTTGTTTATTCACTTGTTGTCGCCACAGCAACCACTTCACGCAAGAGTGCTCAGCTTACAAATTGCGACAAAGAAACGAGCCAAGGATTTCTTAGAATATGTCCTGCAACATGAG CACAATAACTTCACCCATCTCTTCTTATATGATCTCCTAAGTAAGTACAGCTCATTTTTAAATCCGCAAGAATTACAGCTTGCACTTACCATACAAAAGATGATGGCTGCCTTAGGATTCGAACATATCCCTCCAGAAACAGAAGACAAGCGTGTATTGGATGAAGTCCATAAG aGAATGATGTTTGCGAAAAGTGAGATTCGaattattaaacataaatacTTCAGGTCAAAATTATCGGCGTTAAGATCAAGAAAGATCCCGAAACAAGAGAGTATACTGAAAGAAGTGTACAATTCAGCAATGGATGTTACACAG AGAATTTCCTCTTATCAACATACACTACGGAAAAGGCTCTATGATCATCTACGTCACATGATAACTCGGACCCTGGATGCAAGGACAGGTTGGCAGGACATTATTCAACAACTTGCCCATGAGAG agctGTTTGGTACACTCCAGATTGTTATCCCACTTCTTGGCAACTTGACCCCACCGAGGGTCCAGGTCGTGTTCGTTGTCGTCTGCAGCGATGTCATCTTGGAATCAGCGATGAGTTCATCTTGGAAGGTTCCCGAAAGAAGTCCAACACGGTTCCTGGATCTCCGCTGGAATACCTCTTTCAGGATGTCATCAATCCTTCTGATGCTGATGAACTGAAAAGAAAACTCCAAGAAAATGAACAGATTAG ACACACTTGTCCTTGTTTAAATGTCACACCAGCAGCTGAAACACAAGGAGAAATCTTGCTTG GTCTAAATACCATGTACTTTGTTGGAGATGAACCAATCATGGACACCAATGTAACACAAGTTGTTCTAGGAGATCGTGAAGTAATGACCCTGTCATGGCTGTATGAAGACATCAAAGAGATCCTACCTCGTTGGAACCAGTTACGTGATAATGCTGTCGAGGTGTTTCTCATAAATGGCAAAACGTTTCTTCTCTCTTTTGAAAACCAAAAG GAAAGAGACATTGTTATTCAGAAGATGATGGCTAAAGATTTACCAAACCTTATTGAGGTCAACGACATATCACTAGTGACCCAAATATGGCGCAATGGTCAAATCACCAACTACGAATACCTTACTCAACTTAATAAGACCGCTGGACGTTCGTTTAATGATCTGATGCAGTATCCTGTGTTTCCGTTCATCCTTCGTGACTACACGAGTACGGTAATTGATTTGGAGTCGCAGGAAATATACCGTGATTTGGTCAAACCGATTTCTGTACAAACCAACGCAATGGCTTCACGCTTCGTTGAACAATACAAG TTGCTGAAGGAAGAGTTTCTGAAACAAGAAAGAAATGAAGTTGAGGGCAACCTAATTGGACCATTCCACTATGGCTCACATTATTCAAATAGTGGTACAACCCTACAATACCTGGTACGGCTACCGCCATTTACCAAGATGTTTCTACAATACCAAG aCAACCACTTTGACATACCTGATCGTACATTCCACTCGGTTGAGACAGCTTGGCGCCTTTCATCCTTTCAGTCTGCCTCCGATGTCAAAGAACTTATCCCAGAATTCTTTTTCCTTCCTGAGTTTCTTGTTAATAAAGAAG GTTTTAACTTTGGTTGCCGACAGAATGGCGCGCGAGTTGACGATGTGACGTTGCCCATTTGGTGTCAAGGTAGTCCACGACTGTTTGTTCTCATCCACCGCCAAGCTCTAGAGTCGTCTTACGTCTCACAATTCATCAACAGTTGGATAGATCTTGTGTTTGGCTACAAACAAAAAGGAGACAGCGCTAAGGAGGCTATCAATGTCTTCCATCCGGCC ACTTATTTCGGAATTGATACAACAAAGATGGAAGATCCTCTTAAAAGGCGAGCGTTGGAAACAATGATCAAGACGTATGGTCAGACTCCTAAACAGTTGTTCCGTCAACCTCACCCGCAACGCTTTGAGCGAGAGAAACTGTCTGAAGCAGCAAGCCTGGCAGGCCTAGCACATATGGCATCTAGGAGGATGGGCGCTAAAATTATAGCACCTCCTCCCCATGAAAACACTCAG AGCCCTGTGAGTAGTGTTGAGAACATTCGATGGGGTGGATACGTCGGATCACCAGCCCTTGGTGAGCCTGAAATACGTTTGCAACAAACCTACCCAGTACCAGCGAAACAACTTGTCCCTTTGCCTACAGGAGGCGTTTGTGGTGTATCGGCCAATCAGTGCTTACTGGTTATGTACAGTAAGGAGAAGG GAGTGAGTGGCGTGAATGCTGTGGACATCAAGTGGTCTGGTATAGCTAGCTGGGATCACCCTGATGGCATCCTACGTCTGAAGCATAAACCAAAGATGGCTTCTGTCAACCTGTTACACACCAACAAGAAAGACAAG ATAACATGCTGTAGTTCGGTGACTGATTGCCGTCTCTTACTGACTGGATCTACCTCTGGAATTATCACAGCATACAATACCAAGTACAACCCTGACAAG caaGCAAGCATCGAGATTGTTGGCAATAAAGTGTGCCTTTATGGCCACACTGACGTCGTGTCAAGCATTGTAATCTCGCGACCATTTAGCATCATGGTAACCACCAGTCTGGATGGAACTTGCATCATATGGGATTTGAACCGCCTTTGTTATGTTCAGTCGTTATCGGACCACAACGGGGCAGTGACCACGGCTACCATTAGCAATACTCTAGGAGATATAGCCACAGTAGCAATGCAAG AATCAGGATCTTGCTCTCTTCACCTCTGGAACATCAATGGTAACCCAATTGGCAGGATCATCTGTGAGATGACCATCTTGTGTGTTGCCTTCTCCAATGCCCCCGAAGGCATCTCTGTCAACTCTTTAGCAGCTGGGTGTAGTGATGGATTGATAAG ATTGTGGAGCACATGGGACTTGAGCCTTGTAAGAACTATCTCTTCACCTTCTATTAATCCTATTATAAG TTTGTGCTATACAGTGGACAGCCATTACTTGTTTTCATGTGATTCTGACGGACTTGTTACAGTATGGGGGCGCaaagatgaaaacaaaaatagactTCCAAAATTTGAAGCCTTTATGGGgtcaatttaa